In Cydia strobilella chromosome 6, ilCydStro3.1, whole genome shotgun sequence, one DNA window encodes the following:
- the LOC134742301 gene encoding 15-hydroxyprostaglandin dehydrogenase [NAD(+)]-like produces the protein MSDLKDKIVLITGGASGVGSGVVRLLMEEKVQHVAILDIAKDAGEAFQDELNSKYGPDKVKFHLCDVTDEEVFLSIMAEINKTRGYIDVVINNAAIMNDSWQTYKKQISLNVMAVVTGTLRALEMMRRDEGGRGGTIINMSSVTALCQRPTLPVYWGTKSAVLQFSNCLGMEEHYSRSGVRVITVCLGLTDTGLLTPQKTGRFDKYFDAGYGEIFPAMRLQKMESAAKGIVEAYKRGESGSTWLATRDEPVKDITEDIRKAYDILAVHAMP, from the exons ATGAGTGACCTAAAAGACAAGATAGTGTTGATCACCGGCGGGGCCAGCGGCGTCGGCTCGGGCGTTGTAAGGCTACTGATGGAAGAAAAAGTTCAG CATGTAGCCATACTAGATATAGCCAAAGATGCGGGCGAAGCTTTCCAAGACGAATTGAACTCGAAGTACGGGCCCGACAAGGTGAAGTTCCACCTGTGTGACGTCACCGATGAAGAAGTGTTCTTGAGCATCATGGCCGAGATCAATAAAACACGTGGCTACATCGACGTGGTCATCAACAATGCCGCGATCATGAATGATAGCTGGCAGACGTATAAGAAGCAAATATCTCTTAATGTG ATGGCAGTCGTAACTGGGACTCTTCGAGCCCTGGAAATGATGCGTCGCGACGAAGGTGGGAGGGGTGGCACCATTATCAACATGTCATCCGTGACCGCGCTGTGCCAGCGACCAACGCTGCCAGTCTACTGGGGTACCAAGAGCGCGGTCTTGCAATTCAGCAACTGCCTCGGA ATGGAGGAGCACTACAGCAGATCGGGCGTACGAGTGATTACCGTATGTCTAGGCCTTACCGATACGGGGCTACTCACGCCGCAGAAGACAGGCCGCTTCGACAAGTATTTCGACGCTGGTTACGGGGAAATATTTCCCGCGATGAGATTACAGAA gaTGGAATCAGCAGCCAAAGGAATTGTAGAAGCCTACAAACGCGGAGAGAGCGGAAGTACATGGTTGGCCACACGAGATGAGCCCGTTAAAGATATCACTGAAGACATCAGGAAGGCTTATGATATACTCGCTGTACATGCCATGCCATAA